A genomic window from Daphnia carinata strain CSIRO-1 chromosome 9, CSIRO_AGI_Dcar_HiC_V3, whole genome shotgun sequence includes:
- the LOC130697273 gene encoding uncharacterized protein LOC130697273: protein MYLIDETHEEAEARREFNREQTASYRAVEIEDETEERREESRIRMETLREEQDEDEELLRAINALEHAEIMALETEEERTFREQLLAARNRDGVPRTHRAACKIFVTEESVPLHECGDMDILCGECNAIHFKGEQPTDKKFTQCCGKGKVILPPPKECPQPLAKLLQNDHPKAKAFMTKIRSYNSAHAFASLGANISSPTGRGPYCFRIHGQVYHNTTTVGPNTNNPKYADLYFIDAAQASEFRSSFSSNAGCCRNLMEELDAMLREKNPYAAIYKMMRQVLEEEYRRAQHENLPHQTVGMIISSDRKNLDKRRYNSPMINEIAVIFKSSNGEPPAKRDIRGHLFIPVVGRKFIQIDTQQPMCDPMTYPLLFPNGDDGWHVNMPYSRTTRREREETAAQALDGNEEDEFNFQRLNEILQMVNPPLEAVDGNDPLVEEPEPEPDEQIDNDENDPQRLNRGGGKRKRVTQCEFYSFLISIRNYFNNVLAGGPLTQQWLVDSYVKIEANRVKYIREHQAELHVAQYDGLLDYINNRAERENLTVGSFHVLPSSFIGSPRAMKQAYQDAMAICGKFGKPIFFLTFTCNPKWKEITANIPSHLTSSDRPDIVARVFRQKMIELVNDIEKRQVLGFATARIHVVEFQKRGLPHCHMLIWIDKRDAPATAEDVDATISAEIPERTTHPRLYKIVMAHMIHGPCGLINKKSPCMDGDRCSKSFPKQHSQETIVNDNGYPTYRRRDTGVVHYLKRGQMDFTVDNRWVVPYNPWLLLKFDSHINLEYCASIVSVKYIFKYVYKGYDCLKIDQKVGTYQLEDGDKPRVEWDEITSHLDTRYVSAPEACWRIFKFPLSDRSHAIYRLAVHLPREQPVFFQPGNEMQAAMNAASRDTNLTAYFKLNCIDEDARQYFYREIPHHYVFVKKTNSWKRRAKRAKIIGRLYTVGVRQVERYCLRLLLINVKGPTSFEDLRTIDQVVHPTFKAAAIAWNLLEDDIAWARAMEEAAAFQMPLQLRQLFVDICLFCNPSDALHLFETNLTHLMEDFINSGLEVNVAKNLTLKWIQDKLRLHNQTMEDLSLPIPDFYLINQMIDVQIEENNENTRTEKRMIGEMLLAQLNDGQRAAFNQIMAAVNDVDNLHPRQYFLDGPGGTGKTFLYNTLITVLQGQGKQVIAVASTGIASTLLLDGSTYHSQFKIYPPITETTRSKIEEGSYSAQMIRNASLIISDEATMKTNHALDALNHLFQTVMNNGVEPYGGKVLLLGGDFRQCLPVVRHGNRVKVMEATIINNATWHLFRQLRLVQNMRTEASSQDFADWLIRLGDGSLQQTPRLNDPELIEIPQDFLNIRTTLIEHVFGNPSDLLNEGVTEQICNRAILCPKNEDCLRINDKIIGEMPGALKVCKSIDTIDSEDPEEISNYPPEILNTFNVSGLPTHQLKLKIGAIVILLKNIDSRQGLCNGTRLILKALRENLIVAEIAAGKHKGHNVFLPRMSMSPTDSDLPFKLKRLQFPVLVAFAMTINKSQGQTFDRVGIYLPKAVFSHGQLYVAFSRATSRQGVKVQCEETEKQGKLLRNLPHSTAEEKNKVFTKNVVYKEVLL from the coding sequence ATGTATCTCATCGATGAAACGCATGAAGAGGCTGAGGCACGGCGGGAATTCAACAGAGAACAGACTGCCAGCTACAGAGCGGTTGAGATAGAAGACGAGACAGAAGAAAGACGAGAAGAAAGTCGTATACGGATGGAAACACTCCGTGAGGAGcaagacgaagacgaagaattACTTCGCGCAATAAACGCATTGGAACATGCAGAGATTATGGCTCttgaaacagaagaagaacgcACTTTCCGCGAACAGTTGTTAGCTGCCCGCAACCGCGATGGAGTACCGAGAACTCATCGTGCGGCTTGCAAAATCTTTGTTACTGAAGAGAGCGTTCCATTGCATGAGTGTGGGGATATGGATATTTTGTGCGGAGAATGTAATGCCATACATTTCAAGGGTGAGCAACCAACAGACAAGAAATTTACTCAATGCTGCGGAAAAGGCAAGGTAATTCTTCCACCTCCAAAGGAGTGCCCTCAACCGCTGGCTAAACTGTTGCAGAACGACCATCCAAAGGCTAAAGCGTTCATGACCAAGATCCGCAGCTACAACAGCGCACACGCTTTTGCATCGTTGGGAGCAAATATTTCATCACCAACAGGGCGTGGACCCTATTGTTTCAGAATCCACGGTCAAGTGTACCACAACACCACAACCGTCGGTCCTAATACGAACAATCCCAAGTACGCCGATCTTTATTTCATTGACGCTGCTCAGGCCAGCGAGTTCAGATCCAGTTTCTCATCAAATGCAGGGTGCTGCAGGAACTTAATGGAAGAATTGGACGCAATGCTTCGAGAAAAGAATCCATACGCAGCCATTTATAAGATGATGCGTCAAGTGCTTGAAGAAGAATACCGCCGAGCCCAACATGAGAATCTCCCGCATCAAACAGTGGGTATGATCATCAGCAGTGATCGGAAAAATCTCGACAAAAGACGTTACAACAGCCCGATGATAAACGAGATTGCAGTAATTTTCAAAAGCTCTAACGGTGAGCCGCCAGCGAAAAGGGATATCCGGGGCCATCTCTTTATTCCAGTCGTGGGGAGAAAATTTATACAAATAGACACACAACAACCCATGTGCGACCCCATGACTTACCCTTTGCTATTTCCTAACGGGGACGACGGATGGCATGTTAACATGCCTTATAGCAGAACCACACGTCGCGAAAGAGAGGAAACAGCAGCGCAAGCATTGGATGGGAATGAAGAGGACGAATTCAATTTCCAAAGGCTCAACGAAATACTGCAGATGGTAAATCCACCATTAGAAGCCGTTGATGGTAACGACCCGTTAGTGGAAGAACCAGAACCGGAACCAGACGAGCAAATTGATAACGACGAAAATGATCCACAGCGATTGAATCGTGGCGGAGGAAAACGGAAGAGGGTGACGCAGTGTGAATTTTACAGCTTTCTGATATCGATTAGGAATTACTTTAACAACGTCTTGGCCGGCGGACCACTCACTCAGCAATGGTTGGTAGATTCTTACGTCAAAATTGAAGCCAACCGCGTGAAGTACATCCGCGAACATCAGGCAGAACTTCACGTGGCTCAATACGATGGTCTCTTGGACTACATAAACAATCGTGCAGAACGAGAAAACTTGACGGTCGGATCATTTCACGTTCTACCATCGAGTTTCATCGGTAGTCCAAGAGCGATGAAGCAAGCGTACCAAGATGCAATGGCTATCTGCGGAAAATTTGGCAAACCCATATTTTTCTTGACGTTCACCTGCAACCCCAAGTGGAAAGAGATCACGGCCAACATTCCCAGTCATCTGACGTCGTCTGATCGACCCGATATAGTAGCAAGAGTATTTCGACAAAAGATGATTGAGTTGGTCAACGACATTGAAAAGCGCCAGGTGTTGGGATTTGCAACTGCACGGATACACGTCGTTGAATTTCAAAAGCGAGGATTGCCCCACTGCCACATGCTTATTTGGATCGACAAGCGTGACGCCCCCGCTACAGCAGAAGATGTCGATGCAACTATCAGCGCAGAAATTCCAGAAAGAACTACGCATCCGAGACTGTATAAAATCGTCATGGCCCACATGATTCACGGTCCATGTGGGTTAATCAACAAAAAGTCCCCTTGCATGGACGGAGACCGATGCTCAAAGTCTTTCCCAAAGCAACACAGCCAAGAGACCATAGTCAACGACAACGGCTATCCTACTTATAGGCGACGAGATACAGGAGTTGTACATTACTTGAAACGAGGACAGATGGATTTCACAGTGGACAACAGATGGGTTGTTCCCTACAACCCTTGGTTATTGCTCAAGTTTGATTCCCACATCAACCTCGAATATTGCGCTTCCATCGTCAGCGTCAAGTACATCTTCAAGTACGTCTACAAAGGGTATGACTGTCTGAAAATAGATCAAAAAGTGGGAACATATCAGCTCGAAGACGGGGACAAACCCAGGGTGGAGTGGGACGAAATAACATCCCATCTTGATACGCGGTACGTCAGCGCCCCAGAAGCTTGTTGGCGAATATTCAAGTTTCCACTTTCTGACCGTTCGCACGCCATCTATCGCCTGGCCGTCCATTTGCCTCGAGAACAGCCCGTCTTTTTCCAGCCAGGAAACGAAATGCAAGCCGCCATGAATGCCGCCTCGAGAGATACCAACCTGACTGCTTACTTCAAGTTGAATTGCATCGATGAAGACGCCCGTCAATATTTCTACAGAGAAATACCCCACCATTACGTTTTCGTCAAGAAAACCAATTCGTGGAAACGTCGGGCGAAAAGGGCGAAGATCATCGGTCGCCTATACACGGTTGGCGTACGGCAAGTTGAACGTTATTGCCTTCGGTTGCTTCTCATCAACGTCAAGGGGCCAACGAGCTTCGAAGATCTTCGAACGATTGACCAGGTTGTCCATCCTACATTCAAAGCTGCAGCAATAGCTTGGAATTTGTTGGAAGATGACATCGCTTGGGCTAGAGCCATGGAAGAAGCGGCAGCATTTCAAATGCCTCTTCAGCTGAGGCAGCTCTTTGTCGACATTTGCCTCTTCTGCAATCCCTCTGACGCTCTGCATCTCTTTGAAACCAACCTGACCCATCTGATGGAAGACTTCATAAACAGCGGACTCGAAGTCAACGTGGCCAAGAATTTGACGTTGAAATGGATTCAGGATAAGTTACGTCTCCACAATCAGACCATGGAAGATCTCTCCTTGCCTATTCCTGATTTCTATCTGATAAACCAAATGATCGATGTTcagatagaagaaaacaacgaaaacacTCGAACAGAAAAGAGAATGATTGGCGAAATGCTGCTGGCTCAACTCAACGACGGGCAACGCGCTGCCTTTAATCAAATAATGGCTGCCGTTAACGATGTCGACAACTTACATCCGCGACAGTATTTTCTGGATGGTCCTGGAGGAACGGGAAAGACTTTTCTCTACAACACCCTCATAACCGTCCTACAAGGCCAAGGAAAGCAAGTCATCGCAGTGGCTTCAACAGGGATCGCATCGACTTTGTTGCTAGACGGGTCAACTTACCATTCTCAATTTAAGATTTACCCTCCAATAACAGAGACGACAAGGTCGAAAATCGAAGAAGGAAGCTACAGTGCGCAAATGATCAGGAACGCCAGCCTTATAATTTCGGACGAAGCTACCATGAAAACCAACCACGCCCTCGACGCGCTCAATCATCTTTTCCAAACCGTCATGAATAATGGTGTTGAACCCTATGGTGGTAAAGTTCTCTTGCTCGGTGGGGATTTTAGGCAGTGCTTGCCCGTTGTGAGACACGGAAACAGAGTCAAAGTCATGGAAGCGACCATCATCAACAACGCTACCTGGCATCTTTTCCGACAGCTTCGATTAGTGCAGAACATGCGCACCGAAGCCAGTAGTCAAGATTTCGCCGATTGGCTTATTCGACTCGGAGACGGATCCTTGCAACAAACACCGCGACTCAACGACCCAGAACTCATCGAAATTCCGCAAGACTTTCTCAACATTCGAACAACTTTGATCGAACACGTATTTGGAAATCCATCGGATCTCTTAAACGAAGGCGTGACTGAACAAATTTGTAACCGAGCTATCTTATGCCCCAAGAACGAAGATTGTCTCAGGATCAACGACAAGATTATTGGAGAGATGCCTGGCGCACTTAAAGTCTGCAAAAGTATTGACACCATCGATTCAGAGGACCCAGAAGAAATATCCAACTACCCTCCAGAAATTTTAAACACCTTCAACGTGTCTGGGTTACCTACGCACCAACTCAAACTGAAAATAGGAGCTATCGTCATTCTCTTAAAGAACATTGACTCGCGACAGGGACTTTGTAACGGCACGAGGCTCATCCTCAAGGCACTCCGCGAGAACCTCATTGTAGCAGAAATCGCGGCCGGGAAACACAAAGGGCACAATGTCTTCCTCCCACGGATGTCCATGTCTCCCACCGACTCTGACTTGCCCTTCAAACTCAAGAGGTTGCAGTTCCCTGTACTTGTGGCTTTTGCCATGACCATAAACAAGTCGCAGGGACAGACCTTCGACCGAGTTGGGATCTACCTTCCGAAAGCCGTTTTTAGCCATGGACAGCTTTACGTTGCATTCTCGCGGGCGACGTCAAGACAAGGTGTCAAGGTTCAGTGCGAAGAAACCGAGAAACAAGGCAAACTGCTTAGAAATCTTCCGCATTCTACggcagaagagaaaaacaaggtATTCACCAAAAACGTTGTTTACAAGGAAGTTCTTCTTTAG